One Erpetoichthys calabaricus chromosome 9, fErpCal1.3, whole genome shotgun sequence genomic region harbors:
- the btg4 gene encoding protein BTG4, which translates to MKEEIAATVFFFTRLAKKHDQLGRKDLERFAVQLTALLFEKYKSHWYPESPNRGQAYRCIRMNKQQVRDPLLERACLESRVDYEALGLPREITVWVDPHEVCCRYGEKNRPMSVALLEGKDEDREISKRIAIAVEKATSDYYSGTSSDDEGSVSSSSTSSQEVNSIPTVSNPNSVYQFADLAVQSVPSWSHYKRKAYPETYHHQPAVNSCYLPYRTYKPSAAFSGPRVDRYHWVSKKRC; encoded by the exons atgaaagaagaaaTAGCTGCCACTGTCTTTTTCTTCACACGACTTGCCAAAAAGCATGACCAGCTGGGACGGAAAGACCTGGAGAGATTCGCTGTTCAACTAACGGCACTCTTGTTTGAAAAGTACAAGAGTCACTGGTACCCAGAATCCCCTAACAGAGGACAGGCATACAG ATGTATAAGAATGAATAAGCAACAAGTTAGAGACCCTTTGTTGGAGCGTGCATGCTTGGAAAGTAGGGTGGACTATGAAGCCCTGGGACTGCCAAGGGAGATCACAGTGTGGGTTGACCCTCATGAAGTATGCTGTCG TTATGGAGAAAAGAACCGACCCATGAGTGTGGCTCTGCTTGAGGGAAAGGATGAAGACCGTGAAATCTCCAAACGCATTGCTATTGCTGTGGAGAAAGCTACATCTGATTATTACTCTGGAACATCCTCGGATGATGAGGGCAGCGTCAGTAGCAGTAGTACCAGTAGTCAGGAGGTGAACAGCATCCCAACTGTCAGTAATCCAAATAGTGTTTACCAG TTTGCTGACCTTGCTGTGCAATCTGTGCCCTCCTGGAGCCATTATAAAAGAAAGGCTTACCCTGAAACATACCATCACCAGCCAGCGGTTAACAGTTGCTACCTTCCATACAGGACTTACAAGCCTTCTGCTGCATTTTCAGGGCCCCGTGTTGATCGCTATCACTGGGTCAGTAAGAAGCGGTGCTAG